A window of Mucilaginibacter sp. PAMC 26640 contains these coding sequences:
- the pyrH gene encoding UMP kinase (Catalyzes the phosphorylation of UMP to UDP) has product MKYKRVLLKLSGESLMGQRQYGIDNNQVLQYAQDIKAVKEQGIEIAVVVGGGNIFRGLSAEKSGMERAQADYMGMLATVINCMALQNALESVGVETRLQSAIKMEQICEPYIRRRAMHHLECGKIVIFGAGTGNPYFTTDTAASLRAIEIKADVVLKGTRVDGIYTADPEKDPSATRYDEISFQEVYDKGLNVMDMTAITLCQENKLPIIVFDMNKEGNFMKIAQGEPIGTLVK; this is encoded by the coding sequence ATGAAATACAAAAGAGTTCTCTTAAAGCTTAGCGGCGAATCCCTGATGGGCCAAAGACAGTATGGTATTGATAACAACCAGGTTTTGCAATATGCGCAAGACATTAAAGCTGTAAAAGAACAAGGTATAGAAATAGCAGTAGTAGTAGGCGGCGGCAACATTTTCCGCGGCTTAAGCGCCGAAAAAAGCGGCATGGAACGCGCCCAGGCAGATTATATGGGTATGCTGGCAACTGTAATTAATTGTATGGCATTGCAAAACGCGCTGGAAAGTGTAGGCGTAGAAACCCGTTTGCAGTCTGCTATTAAAATGGAACAGATCTGTGAGCCTTATATCCGTCGCCGGGCAATGCATCACTTAGAATGCGGGAAAATAGTGATCTTTGGTGCAGGTACCGGTAACCCCTACTTCACTACAGATACAGCAGCATCTTTACGCGCTATCGAAATAAAGGCCGATGTAGTTTTGAAAGGCACACGGGTAGATGGCATTTATACTGCCGACCCGGAGAAAGATCCATCTGCTACCCGTTACGATGAGATCTCGTTTCAGGAAGTTTACGACAAAGGATTAAATGTAATGGATATGACCGCCATTACGCTTTGCCAGGAAAACAAACTCCCGATTATTGTTTTTGATATGAATAAAGAAGGCAACTTTATGAAAATTGCCCAGGGTGAGCCAATTGGCACACTGGTAAAATAA